AATTTGTAAATTTTGTTTGCTCTTATGCTTCGTTATTATCAATATCTTGTGTTTCTACATCATCATTTGGATCTGTGGTATTTAATATTTCGTAAAATGAGTCTAAGTATTTGAGATATTCTGGATCATTAGCATATTCTTTCAATATTTGACCTTCTGGGTCGGCGCTGGTTAATTCTTCGTTATTATCAGTTTCTTGTGTTTCT
This Plasmodium gaboni strain SY75 chromosome Unknown, whole genome shotgun sequence DNA region includes the following protein-coding sequences:
- a CDS encoding glycophorin binding protein, whose translation is DNESLTSADLNDEVETQSADNNESLTSADLNDEVETQSADDNESLTSADLNDEVETQETDNNEELTSADPEGQILKEYANDPEYLKYLDSFYEILNTTDPNDDVETQDIDNNEA